In Spirosoma pollinicola, the genomic window GTTGCCATCCTTCATATTCAGGTCAATAACCGACGATAGCCGCCCGCCATACCGCGCCGGGAAGCCACCTTTTATTAACTCGACGCTTTTGATGGCATCGCCATTAAAGACCGAGAAAAAGCCAAATAAGTGACTGGCATTATAGACAACGGCATCATCCAGAATGATAAGATTTTGATCGGGACCACCGCCCCGAACATAAATTCCCGTTTGACCTTCGGAGCCTTTCTGCACGCCCGGCATAAGTTGAAGTACTTTCAACACATCTTTCTCGCCCAGAAAAGCCGGTATTTTTTTGATCTGGCTTACCGGAACATCAATCGTACTCATCTGTGCACTTTCGCTCACTTTTTCGGTTAGACGTCCCGCTGTCACATCGACTTCGGCCAGTCGCTGGCCGGGCGTCAGCAATACATTCAGCGTTTGATTCGTGCGTAGCCCAATGGTACGTGCTATGGCATCATAGCCCACAAACGAATAAGCCAGCCGCAGGCTATCCTGTGCTGGTAGGGTTAGTGAATAAAATCCATAGGTGTTGGTGGTCGTACCCGTAGTGGTACCGGGGAGGTACACATTTACGCCAATGAGGGCTTCCTGACTCACCGCTTCTCGTACGTAGCCGCTCACTGTGAAGCGAGGGGGCGGGTTTTGTGCCCATAAGACTGTGGTAGATAAAAACAATAAAACCAGTAATCGTATTCGCATAGGTAGAGTAAGTATAGCTAAAGAGAGCGCGTTGAGGCTGTAAGGAATGGACAAGATAAAAAGTATTGGACGCTCTGGTAACATTCCTTGGGAATACTATAACAAAACGATGAAGTGCTGCCGTCCATTGCTCAATTTCAGTTATGAATTCGAACAAAACGCCTGACTATAAGGTACTATAGTCGTTAACGTTCACTGTGCTTAACGTCTGATATATATGCTTCAATTCGATAAACTTTCGCTCAATATACCTGATACGAACAAGCCTCGCGTCGTCATTATCGGTGGCGGATTTGGCGGAATGAACCTGGCCAAGAGTCTGCGAAATACCGATGTGCAGATAGTGCTTTTCGATAAGCAGAATTATAATGGCTTCTGGCCATTACTTTATCAGGTAGCCACCGCCGGGCTGGAGCCAGATGCTATTGCCGAGCCGTTTCGCAAAATGTTCGACGGGTTCGACGACTTTCATTATCGGATGGTACGGGTCAATAAAATAGACCCCACCGCCAAAACCGTAACGACCCTAATCGGCGATTTGCATTACGATTATCTGGTCATTGCCAGCGGGTCGAAGTCGAATTTCTTTGGCAATAAGGATATTCAAAAATATTCGTTTCCGCTGAAAACGATTCCCGAAGCCTTGAACGTAAGAAGTCAGTTTTTGCAATGTTTTGAACAGGCCAGTGTCACAACCGATCCCGCCGAACGCAAGAGTCTGCTTACGTTTGTCATTGCAGGAGCTGGCCCGACGGGGGTAGAAATGGCTGGTTCGCTAGCCGAAATGCGGAAACACGTGTTACCAAGCGATTATCCGGGTCTGGATTTCAGCCAGATGTGCATTTATGTCGTTGAGGGATTAGGTAAGGTATTACCACCCATGTCTGACGAAGCCGGGAAGAAAGCGCAGCGATACCTCGAAGATCTGGGTGTTATCATTAAGCTGAATACGCTGGTTGAAAATTACGACGGCGAAACGGTTACGTTTAAAGGGGGCGAACAGATACGAACTCAAACGTTGGTTTGGGGTGCGGGTGTAACCGGTGCAATGATTGACGGTATTCCAGCCGAATCAACGGAGCGAGGTAGGATTCTGGTCGATCCAATCAACCGCGTTCAGGGTTTGAACAATGTATTTGCCATTGGTGATATTGCCTTCATGAAGCTGGATGACTTCCCCAAAGGGCATCCTGGTGTAGCGCAGCCTGCCATTCAACAGGGCGTGCATTTAGCAAAAAACATACGTCGGCTGTTGAAAAACGAACCGACCGAACCCTTTAAGTACTTTGACAAGGGATCATTAGCCATTGTAGGCCGTAGTCGCGCTGTAGCCGATTTACCGGGGAATATTCATCTGGGTGGCTTTATTGCCTGGATGTCTTGGCTGTTTGTCCACATCTGGTATCTGGTCGGATTCCGCAGCAAGTTAGTTGTCTTCAGTAACTGGGTGTACCGATTGTTTACCTACGAACGGGGCACGCGCATTATCATTCGACCATTTATCCGAAAAGACGATAAAGTAGGGCAGGAGATTATGGCCCAGAGTGAGGCAGAATGATAGTAATGAACACGGATTTTTATGGTTTTTATGATGCATTATGATCTTTCAAGGCGAAAAAATAAATCATAACCCATCATAAAAACCATAAAAATCCGCGTTCCATACATTACAGCTTACCAATCGGGACATTAAAGCCAAAGAGGTATTTGTATTGCATGGAGTAGAAATGATGGGTGGCTAAGCCTTGCTGATCGGCACCGAGCCGCGTATTGGTATAGTCGGCCCAGGCTCCCTGGAGGTCGGTTTGTATAAAAAAGTACCGGAAAATATCGAGCTTTAAGCCCGCACTTACCGCAGCTACAACGCCATGATAATGGAAAGGCCCCTCCTGACCGTTGCCCAATACCGTTGAGATGGTGTACGAAATCAAGGGGCCACCACCTACCTTCCCGAGCGCACTTAATTGAAGGTGTTTCGACGACCAGAGTTTTTGCCGCTTTACCAGGTTGATCATCAGGTAATTGTTTCCGTTCGTGTGTTGCAAGTGGACAAAATCCGGCGTCACCAGCGTATCCTTATCAATTTGGTGCCCCCTGATTTGGCCCTGCACATGCATGACCTGATTATCTGTAACGATATACTTGAGGTGATCCCAGCTTAGTTCGATACCAAGATCGTGTTTATCATCAAAAAAATACCCCAGGTTCATGTCATACTGCGGAACGGTCAGGTTGGTGATTTTGTAGAAATCGGTCAGATCGGGCCGGTCGTGCGCTTTGGCATTGATAAAGGTGAAGTCGTAATTATCGGTAGTTGTATTCCGAAAATGAATGGTGCTTTTCGTGTACCATTCGCGGTTGTAGCCCCAGGTGAAGTAAAAACTACCCCGTTGTTTGCCTATTTTGAATGTCTTGTCGGGAGGTGTTTGTTGCGCGTAAGCTGTTTGGAAGAGGCAATAGAAAAGTAAAGGCACCAGTAAATGTGTCCGTCTCATAGTGTATGTATCGAATGGTGGTATTGAGGTTAGTACCTCAGAGGGTGAAGTGAAAAATAATCCTATGAGTTCCGGAACGGATGATCCAACAAAAAAAGCGCCAACTTGCTAAGAAGGCGCTTTCCTTATTTACTAACTTAATTACCAGCCACGGTGATACCCATGGTCATAGGCGTGATCATATCCACGACGGCCGCCGTAGGGCCTTGGTGGTGGGCCGGCATGACGACGGGTAGAGTATCCCGCATTTCTGGTGTTATAATACGTTGGCCCACAACTGGATACGGATACGATCATTAGCAGGGCTATTAAGAATCCAAGCAATTTTGACGTTTTCATAGCTATCATAACTGGTTATGTTTTTTCAATTTAAAGGTTAGATAGTCTAGGATTTAAATAGATTAATTGCAGGCATTAACCTTTCGTTAAAATCGTGTGATTTGCTTGCGCTGGCGTCCATTCAACGGTCATTTAAGTAAAACGTTTAGGGTAAATTCACGTTTTACTAGAGAGCACACTGTCTTTATTCAACCTATGTATTATAAAAAAATCCGTTCGGCTGTATTGGCAAGCATTTGTTTGGCAATACTGGCTGGCTCCGTTTCAGCACAACCGGCTGACACCACAAAAGGTGGCCCGCTTGATCTGGGTAAGATGTGGACGTTCGATAATCCACCATCTGCCTTTTTTCAAAAAACATACAAGTTTACTGCCGACGAAAAATGGTTTGACGAAGCGCGGTTAGCCTCACTCCGATTTGCCGATTATTGCTCGGCCTCGTTTGTATCGGCCAATGGGCTTGTGATGACGAATCATCATTGCGCCCGCGAATCGGGAACGGGGGTGACACGGCAGGGCGAGGACCTGAACGCTACTGGATTCTTCGCTAAAACACCCGCCGAAGAGCGTAAGGTGGATGGCTTGTTTGTGGATCAACTCGTGAAGATCGAAGACATTACCAAGCAAATTCAAGACGCTATGAGTGGTGCTGATGGGGCGGCAACCCGCTCAGAACAGGCCCAGCTTCAGGCGCGTGAACAGGCGTTTGAAACCGTAAAGCAGGAATACAGTACCAAGGAAGGCTGGAAAGGGCTGGAACTGCAAACGATCACGTTTTATAACGGCGGCCGGTATGCGCTCTATGGCTTTAAACGGTATACAGATGTACGGCTGGTATTTATGCCGGAGTTGCAGCTTGGCTTTTTTGGGGGTGATTATGACAACTTTACGTATCCCCGTTATGCGCTGGACTGTTCATTTTTTAGGGTGTATGATAATGGCAAGCCGCTAAAGACAAGCCACTTTTTTAAATTTAATATAAATGGCGTTCGAGATGGCGAGCCGATTTTTGTGATCGGCAACCCGGGCCATACCGAACGACTTAAGACTGTTGCCGAACTTGAATTTGATCGTGATTTGCAAACGCCCGCTACCATCCAACTTCTGCGAAATCGCTCGGCTGCCTTGCAGACTTACAACGAAACGGCGAAAAGCGACAGCGTTCTGAATGAAATTTTTAGCTATGAGAACAGTCTGAAAGCTTATGGTGGACAGCTTGAGGGTCTGCGTGATGCTAGCTTACTAGCTCGTAAAGCTGCATTTGAGGATCAATTTAAAGCCGCAGCAAGAGTAAAAAACCTGCCTGCTGACCAGTTGAATACCTGGGACGATATTGCCGCAAATACTGCTCAGTTGCGGGCTATTTTTAGAGATGCGAACTACCTGGCGCCCAGCGAGCGAACGATGGGTGAGTTATTGACGTTCGCCAACGTTGTCAGTCAGTATAGTGAATTGCTGGCCTCCCGTCCGCAGGATGCCGAACGGGCGCGCTCGTTGCTGGAAACCCCGGTGGTCAAAAACCGGGCGCTGGAAGAAGCCTATCTGGAAGCTCATCTGTCTGAAGCGCAGACCGCTCTGGGCAACGATGACCCTTATGTCAAAGCGGCTTTGACCGGTGCGGATGGCAAGCTGCGAAGTCCAAAAGAAACGGCAGCTTATTTGCTGAAAAACACCAAATTGAACGATCCCGCTTTTGTGAGCGATTTGGCAACCCGACCTAATGCGGCTGCCTCATCAAAAGATCCGATGCTGGTTTTAGCCCGTATTGGCTTTCCCCGTTATGTGGCGGCAGGTCGGCAGGCGCGGCAAATTACCCAAAAGCAGGAAGTGTTGCGTGGGCAATTAGGTCGGATGCTGTATACGGTGTATGGAACAGCCGTGCCGCCCGACGCTACGTTTTCCTTACGAATTAACGATGGCGTTGTGCAATCCTACAATTATAACGGTACAAAAGCCCCAATCCTGACCACCTTTGCTGGTTTGTACGACCGAAATTACTCGTTTGCTGATAAGGCTCCCTGGAATTTGCCCGCCCGCTGGAAAAACCCACCGATGGAGTTGTTAAAGCAGCCTATGTGTTTTATCTCCACGAACGACATTATCGGCGGTAATTCGGGTAGCCCCATGATCAATAAAAACCTCGAAGCGGTTGGCCTGGCATTCGATGGCAATATGGAAAGCTTACCCGGCGAATTCATTTTCGTGCCCGATGCCAACCGGACGATTTCGGTTCATACGGGCGGCATCATAGCGGCTATGCGCTACATCTACAAAGCCGACCGATTGATAACCGAATTAACAGGTTCGCCAGCCGTTGTAAAACCAAAACCAGCAAAAAAATAAGG contains:
- a CDS encoding S46 family peptidase — its product is MYYKKIRSAVLASICLAILAGSVSAQPADTTKGGPLDLGKMWTFDNPPSAFFQKTYKFTADEKWFDEARLASLRFADYCSASFVSANGLVMTNHHCARESGTGVTRQGEDLNATGFFAKTPAEERKVDGLFVDQLVKIEDITKQIQDAMSGADGAATRSEQAQLQAREQAFETVKQEYSTKEGWKGLELQTITFYNGGRYALYGFKRYTDVRLVFMPELQLGFFGGDYDNFTYPRYALDCSFFRVYDNGKPLKTSHFFKFNINGVRDGEPIFVIGNPGHTERLKTVAELEFDRDLQTPATIQLLRNRSAALQTYNETAKSDSVLNEIFSYENSLKAYGGQLEGLRDASLLARKAAFEDQFKAAARVKNLPADQLNTWDDIAANTAQLRAIFRDANYLAPSERTMGELLTFANVVSQYSELLASRPQDAERARSLLETPVVKNRALEEAYLEAHLSEAQTALGNDDPYVKAALTGADGKLRSPKETAAYLLKNTKLNDPAFVSDLATRPNAAASSKDPMLVLARIGFPRYVAAGRQARQITQKQEVLRGQLGRMLYTVYGTAVPPDATFSLRINDGVVQSYNYNGTKAPILTTFAGLYDRNYSFADKAPWNLPARWKNPPMELLKQPMCFISTNDIIGGNSGSPMINKNLEAVGLAFDGNMESLPGEFIFVPDANRTISVHTGGIIAAMRYIYKADRLITELTGSPAVVKPKPAKK
- a CDS encoding NAD(P)/FAD-dependent oxidoreductase; this translates as MLQFDKLSLNIPDTNKPRVVIIGGGFGGMNLAKSLRNTDVQIVLFDKQNYNGFWPLLYQVATAGLEPDAIAEPFRKMFDGFDDFHYRMVRVNKIDPTAKTVTTLIGDLHYDYLVIASGSKSNFFGNKDIQKYSFPLKTIPEALNVRSQFLQCFEQASVTTDPAERKSLLTFVIAGAGPTGVEMAGSLAEMRKHVLPSDYPGLDFSQMCIYVVEGLGKVLPPMSDEAGKKAQRYLEDLGVIIKLNTLVENYDGETVTFKGGEQIRTQTLVWGAGVTGAMIDGIPAESTERGRILVDPINRVQGLNNVFAIGDIAFMKLDDFPKGHPGVAQPAIQQGVHLAKNIRRLLKNEPTEPFKYFDKGSLAIVGRSRAVADLPGNIHLGGFIAWMSWLFVHIWYLVGFRSKLVVFSNWVYRLFTYERGTRIIIRPFIRKDDKVGQEIMAQSEAE